From the Teredinibacter turnerae T7901 genome, one window contains:
- a CDS encoding histidine kinase, with protein MAEINTLIHEARNPLNNISMNAELGKIMAANAEGNSDKLIEIFTRIIGECQTCSQALTDLKNQLDNHNA; from the coding sequence TTGGCGGAGATAAATACACTCATTCACGAAGCGAGAAACCCACTCAACAACATCTCTATGAATGCCGAGCTTGGCAAAATCATGGCAGCCAATGCCGAGGGAAATTCTGACAAGCTGATTGAAATTTTTACACGCATTATCGGTGAGTGCCAGACCTGTTCACAGGCACTTACCGACCTCAAAAACCAACTGGACAATCACAACGCCTAG
- a CDS encoding sensor histidine kinase: MPFSKPSKTNRVWLIAGFFMLVFIATNTVIAYNSIKTLAQTHQSIANTLHVITVIKDLYAQLVSAESSQRGYIITSDKQYLEPYAKSTGELGSILNSLDQLTTEIPEQKNNFRELSELAKKKISNMRLGLTLKESKRDAELQELFYSDRGHDLMAAISVQIKHMEEIEYNLLDARSLAAKKGRTSAFRTLLFSNSFGLILILIIYLSVNKHIRQRLLYSELIHKANEELEQKVKVRTESLEHYSEELQRSNRELQNFAFVASHDLQEPLRKIRAFGARLNTTCADQLDDRGKDYINRMFAASERMSVLIDDLLTFSRVFTQQNPFEKIDLGELLSVVLDDISMAIDDSDADIKVAALPVVECDSSQMRRLFQNLITNAIKFRKPDAQPSVQIDCDTFTEDDEEWCRITIIDDGIGFDQQFAEKIFTLFQRLHARDEYSGTGLGLAICRRIVERHGGVIKAFGELGKGSRFVIELPLTQSNRPIQDFLPEEANP, encoded by the coding sequence ATGCCCTTTTCCAAACCAAGCAAAACCAACCGTGTTTGGCTGATTGCTGGCTTTTTTATGCTCGTTTTCATTGCCACCAACACCGTAATTGCTTACAATTCGATCAAGACATTGGCACAGACCCACCAGAGCATTGCCAACACACTCCATGTCATTACAGTCATTAAGGATTTGTACGCTCAGCTAGTCAGTGCGGAATCCAGTCAACGTGGCTACATTATCACCAGCGACAAGCAGTATCTCGAGCCTTATGCCAAGTCAACTGGCGAATTGGGCTCGATCCTAAACTCACTTGATCAGCTCACCACCGAGATCCCCGAGCAAAAGAACAACTTCCGCGAACTTTCTGAACTCGCGAAGAAGAAAATCAGCAACATGCGGCTGGGGTTAACCCTCAAAGAATCCAAGCGAGACGCCGAGCTGCAAGAACTTTTCTACTCAGACCGGGGCCATGATCTGATGGCAGCAATTAGCGTTCAGATCAAACACATGGAAGAAATCGAATACAACCTGCTGGATGCGCGCAGCTTAGCCGCCAAGAAAGGGCGTACCAGCGCGTTTAGAACACTGCTTTTTTCAAATTCTTTCGGACTGATACTGATCCTTATTATTTATCTGTCCGTAAACAAACACATTCGCCAGCGCTTGCTTTATTCAGAATTGATTCACAAGGCAAACGAAGAGCTGGAACAGAAGGTAAAAGTGCGCACAGAGTCGTTGGAACATTACTCGGAAGAACTCCAGCGCAGTAATCGGGAGCTTCAAAACTTTGCATTCGTCGCATCGCATGACCTACAGGAACCGCTTCGTAAAATCCGCGCATTCGGTGCGCGCTTGAATACTACCTGCGCGGACCAACTTGACGATCGCGGCAAGGACTACATTAACCGGATGTTCGCAGCATCCGAACGCATGTCCGTTCTTATCGACGATCTACTAACATTCTCACGTGTGTTCACCCAGCAAAATCCGTTTGAGAAAATCGACCTCGGCGAGTTGTTGAGCGTTGTGCTCGACGATATCTCCATGGCGATTGACGATTCAGATGCAGATATCAAAGTCGCCGCCTTGCCTGTGGTCGAGTGCGACTCGAGCCAAATGCGTCGCCTGTTCCAAAACCTGATTACCAACGCAATTAAATTCAGAAAACCTGACGCGCAACCGAGTGTTCAGATCGATTGCGACACATTTACTGAAGACGATGAAGAATGGTGCCGGATCACCATCATCGATGATGGTATTGGCTTTGACCAGCAGTTCGCCGAAAAGATTTTTACGTTGTTTCAACGCCTGCATGCCCGTGACGAATACTCCGGTACGGGCCTTGGGCTGGCAATATGCCGCCGTATTGTAGAGCGCCATGGAGGGGTCATCAAAGCCTTTGGCGAGTTGGGAAAAGGCTCCCGATTTGTCATTGAACTCCCACTAACCCAGAGCAACAGACCGATACAAGATTTTTTGCCTGAGGAGGCAAACCCATGA
- a CDS encoding response regulator, which translates to MKTDVEMLEKTPLKILMADDDDDDKLLTKDALAESRVLNELYFVSNGVELLDYLKGTGEYADREKYPYPSIVLLDLNMPKMDGREALASIKADEKLRSIPVVILTTSKAEEDMIKGYNLGAASYITKPVTFDALVELMTTVGKYWVEFVELPQHR; encoded by the coding sequence ATGAAAACCGACGTTGAGATGCTGGAAAAAACCCCATTAAAGATCTTAATGGCAGATGACGATGATGACGACAAACTGCTCACCAAGGACGCCCTTGCCGAAAGTCGCGTACTGAATGAACTCTACTTCGTTAGCAACGGTGTTGAACTACTTGATTACCTTAAGGGTACAGGGGAGTACGCGGACAGGGAGAAATACCCGTATCCAAGTATTGTTTTGCTCGATTTAAATATGCCCAAAATGGATGGGCGTGAAGCTTTGGCATCAATTAAAGCGGATGAAAAATTACGCTCTATTCCCGTTGTCATTCTCACCACTTCCAAAGCGGAAGAGGATATGATCAAGGGGTATAACCTTGGTGCGGCCTCGTACATCACCAAACCTGTAACCTTCGACGCGCTGGTAGAGCTTATGACCACCGTCGGTAAATACTGGGTTGAGTTTGTGGAATTGCCGCAGCACCGTTAA
- a CDS encoding response regulator produces MPMLKKYRRVLLVEDDEDDFILTRDLLDEFMDATYTLDWVKNYEEAKERMLKDEHDLCLMDYKLGAYDGIQLLKEVVVHDVSFPIIMLTGVEDTSLDHIALQAGAADYLVKADLSVETIARAVRYALARRETERERMERLRAESASRAKTEFLTRLSHELRTPLTAILGYTDLLSTRSKDEADQEYLQIVSHNGKHLLALLNDVLDLSKIEAGKLEIEKSFFEIQPFFSDIYLLFNMKAKDKGLDFEVRLTGELRPVFYGDATRLRQIVLNLIGNAIKFTSQGSVIVEVSSIVENVGEEQQLRICVHDTGPGISSEQLDDIFLPFNQAASKSEASENGTGLGLTISRELVSRMGGQLTVESTLGVGSCFCCTLPHEKIDGQPAQILRIDTHSPAPSNESVRYYSGNVLVVDDLADIRSLVGHMVADSGVTIEYAENGLQAVEMATARQLSGEPFDLILMDIQMPVLGGIEAAKRMRAAGLRQPIIALTASSMKGDREKCLKAGFSDFLGKPVERRLLERSLARWLPDSLLEPLSSSEDFTDVEPGTVLIVEDDPHACEITALLIEQEGWKADQALSGKEALNKVAHQQYDAVLFDINLPDTSGYKLAKEIYKNNSEVKLIALSGEEVDEDKFISVPLLHSILKPVNRDILKNALERIHQSSLG; encoded by the coding sequence ATGCCCATGCTAAAAAAATATAGACGCGTTCTTCTGGTGGAGGACGACGAAGACGATTTTATCCTTACGCGCGACCTGCTCGATGAGTTTATGGACGCGACCTACACCTTAGATTGGGTAAAGAATTACGAAGAAGCCAAAGAACGCATGCTCAAGGATGAGCATGACCTCTGCTTAATGGATTATAAGCTCGGAGCCTACGATGGGATCCAGCTACTTAAGGAGGTTGTTGTGCACGATGTCTCCTTCCCAATCATTATGCTTACCGGCGTAGAAGATACCAGCCTCGACCATATTGCCCTGCAGGCTGGTGCTGCCGACTATTTGGTAAAAGCGGACCTCTCCGTCGAGACCATTGCCCGCGCCGTGCGCTACGCACTTGCTCGCCGCGAAACCGAACGCGAGCGCATGGAACGCTTGCGCGCGGAGTCCGCAAGCCGTGCAAAAACAGAGTTCCTCACACGACTAAGCCACGAACTTCGCACCCCACTGACCGCCATCCTCGGTTATACCGATTTACTATCCACGCGCAGTAAGGACGAAGCCGATCAGGAGTACCTGCAAATCGTCTCTCACAATGGGAAACATTTGCTGGCGCTGCTTAACGACGTGCTCGATCTCTCTAAAATTGAAGCGGGCAAACTGGAAATAGAAAAAAGCTTTTTCGAGATACAGCCCTTTTTCTCGGACATCTATTTGCTATTCAACATGAAGGCAAAAGACAAAGGACTCGATTTTGAGGTTCGCCTGACAGGGGAATTGCGGCCCGTCTTTTACGGCGATGCTACGCGATTGCGCCAGATTGTGCTCAATCTGATAGGCAATGCCATTAAGTTTACATCCCAGGGCAGCGTTATCGTCGAAGTATCCAGTATTGTTGAAAACGTTGGCGAAGAGCAGCAACTTCGAATTTGTGTCCATGATACCGGGCCTGGAATATCTTCAGAGCAGTTGGACGATATATTCTTGCCGTTCAACCAGGCTGCGAGCAAAAGCGAAGCCAGCGAAAACGGCACCGGATTGGGCCTGACCATCAGCCGTGAGCTGGTCTCCCGAATGGGAGGACAACTCACCGTTGAGAGCACGTTAGGAGTCGGGAGCTGCTTCTGCTGCACGCTGCCGCACGAAAAAATCGACGGTCAACCTGCCCAGATCCTTCGTATCGACACACATTCACCGGCACCATCGAACGAAAGCGTGCGCTACTACTCCGGCAACGTGCTGGTCGTTGACGATCTCGCCGATATACGCTCACTGGTTGGGCATATGGTCGCCGACAGTGGCGTTACCATTGAGTACGCCGAAAATGGCTTACAAGCGGTTGAGATGGCGACAGCGCGCCAATTATCTGGAGAGCCTTTCGACCTCATCCTGATGGATATTCAAATGCCGGTGCTCGGCGGTATCGAAGCTGCTAAGCGAATGCGGGCTGCAGGATTGCGACAACCCATTATCGCACTCACTGCGTCGAGCATGAAAGGCGACCGCGAGAAATGTTTGAAAGCTGGATTCAGTGATTTTCTTGGCAAGCCTGTTGAACGTCGCTTACTGGAGCGCTCTCTGGCTCGGTGGCTACCGGACTCACTGCTGGAACCTTTATCCAGCAGCGAAGATTTTACCGATGTAGAGCCCGGTACCGTGCTCATTGTGGAAGACGATCCCCACGCCTGCGAAATCACAGCCCTTTTGATAGAGCAGGAAGGCTGGAAGGCCGACCAGGCTTTGTCGGGAAAAGAAGCCCTAAACAAAGTCGCGCACCAGCAGTACGACGCGGTGTTGTTCGACATAAATCTCCCAGACACCAGCGGATACAAACTCGCCAAGGAGATCTATAAAAATAACAGCGAAGTGAAACTGATCGCACTGAGCGGCGAGGAAGTCGATGAAGACAAATTTATCAGTGTCCCCCTGCTGCATAGCATTTTAAAACCGGTAAACAGGGATATATTGAAAAATGCGCTGGAGCGCATCCACCAGTCATCCTTGGGCTAA
- a CDS encoding lipoprotein, producing the protein MNSVIKIVGIAALIAGLQACDDGKAENFGEEVDKAYENTKDAVSDAADDAGDAMEDACEKATDENC; encoded by the coding sequence ATGAATAGCGTAATTAAAATTGTTGGTATTGCGGCACTGATTGCCGGTCTGCAAGCATGTGACGATGGCAAAGCTGAAAACTTCGGAGAAGAAGTTGATAAGGCCTACGAGAACACCAAAGACGCTGTAAGCGACGCAGCAGACGATGCCGGTGATGCAATGGAAGACGCTTGCGAAAAAGCCACCGACGAAAACTGTTAA